A stretch of Lactuca sativa cultivar Salinas chromosome 6, Lsat_Salinas_v11, whole genome shotgun sequence DNA encodes these proteins:
- the LOC111890122 gene encoding glycine-rich protein DOT1-like produces the protein MTVKDDGGGGCGSSNGGGGGNDYEGGGGGGGGSGGGCANGGIGGDVHDSCGGGGGDDGGGGGGDGDDYATNIDIGSIDWGRRNTGFGLDIVGLLFLIVMLPFLC, from the exons ATGACAGTAAAAGACGATGGAGGTGGCGGCTGCGGTAGCAgtaacggtggtggtggtggtaatgaCTACGAAGGCGGTGGTGGCGGAGGCGGAGGAAGTGGTGGTGGTTGTGCTAATGGTGGCATAGGTGGTGATGTTCATGATAGttgtggtggtggcggcggtgaTGATGGCGGcgggggtggtggtgatg GGGACGATTATGCAACAAACATTGATATAGGATCAATTGACTGGGGAAGGAGAAATACAGGGTTTGGACTTGATATTGTGGGCCTCTTGTTCCTTATTGTGATGCTTCCCTTCCTTTGTTAA